In one window of Syngnathus typhle isolate RoL2023-S1 ecotype Sweden linkage group LG7, RoL_Styp_1.0, whole genome shotgun sequence DNA:
- the tle3a gene encoding transducin-like enhancer protein 3-A isoform X7, translating to MYPQGRHPAPHQPGQPGFKFTVAESCDRIKDEFQFLQAQYHSLKVEYDKLANEKTEMQRHYVMYYEMSYGLNIEMHKQTEIAKRLNAILAQIMPFLSQEHQQQVAQAVERAKQVTMTELNAIIGVRGLPNLPLTNNSISPSESLRTASEKHRSSSDYSLDSKKRKVEEKDSMSRYDSDGEKSDDLVVDVSNEDPATPRASPAHSPPENGIDKPRPPKKDTPNSPASIASSGSTPSSKAKELSHNDKSSTPGLKSNTPTPRNEAPTPGTSSTPGLRPILGKPPGMEALAAPALRTPLSIAGSYPTPFAMMGHHEMNGGLTSPGVYAGLHISPQMSAAAAAAYGRSPMGFDPHTHMRAPGLPSSLTSISGGKPAYSFHVSADGQMQPVPFPPDALIGPGIPRHARQINTLSHGEVVCAVTISNPTRHVYTGGKGCVKIWDISQPGSKSPVSQLDCLNRDNYIRSCKLLPDGRTLIVGGEASTLTIWDLASQTPRIKAELTSSAPACYALAISPDAKVCFSCCSDGNIAVWDLHNQTLVRQFQGHTDGASCIDISHDGTKLWTGGLDNTVRSWDLREGRQLQQHDFTSQIFSLGYCPTGEWLAVGMESSNVEVLHHSKPDKYQLHLHESCVLSLKFAYCGKWFVSTGKDNLLNAWRTPYGASIFQSKESSSVLSCDISTDDKYIVTGSGDKKATVYEVIY from the exons ATGTATCCGCAAGGCCGACATCCG GCTCCTCATCAGCCCGGCCAGCCCGGCTTCAAATTCACCGTAGCGGAGTCGTGTGACCGAATTAAAGATGAATTCCAGTTCCTCCAAGCCCAGTATCACAG TCTTAAGGTGGAGTACGACAAACTGGCCAATGAGAAGACGGAGATGCAGCGCCACTATGTCATG TACTACGAGATGTCTTATGGACTCAACATTGAGATGCACAAACAG ACGGAGATTGCCAAGCGGCTCAACGCCATTTTAGCGCAAATTATGCCTTTCCTGTCACAAGAG CACCAACAGCAGGTTGCTCAGGCAGTGGAGCGGGCAAAGCAGGTCACTATGACTGAGCTGAATGCCATCATCGGGGTACGTGGACTTCCCAATCTGCCTCTCACC AATAACTCAATATCGCCATCCGAAAGCTTACGCACGGCCAGCGAGAAGCACCGCAGCTCCTCCGACTACAGTTTGGACTCCAAGAAGCGCAAAGTGGAGGAGAAGGATAGCATGAGCAGATAT GACAGCGATGGAGAAAAAAGTGACGACCTGGTGGTCGACGTTTCCAATGAG GATCCCGCCACGCCTCGGGCCAGCCCAGCGCACTCGCCGCCCGAGAATGGTATCGataagccccgcccccccaaGAAGGACACACCCAACAGCCCCGCATCAATTGCGTCCTCTGGAAGCACGCCGTCGTCCAAGGCCAAGGAGCTCAGTCAT AATGACAAATCCTCCACGCCTGGCCTCAAGTCCAACACCCCCACCCCGCGCAATGAAGCCCCCACCCCTGGCACCAGCTCCACTCCTGGGCTCAGACCCATCCTGGGCAAACCACCAGGCATGGAGGCTCTCG cggcgCCGGCCTTGCGTACGCCGCTGTCCATCGCGGGCTCCTACCCGACGCCCTTTGCCATGATGGGTCATCACGAAATGAACGGAGGCCTGACGAGTCCCGGCGTCTATGCCGGTCTGCACATTTCCCCTCAGATGAGCGCCGCGGCCGCCGCGGCTTACGGACGCTCCCCCATG GGCTTTGATCCTCACACCCACATGCGAGCCCCAGGACTTCCATCGAGCCTCACGTCCATCTCGGGAGGCAAGCC CGCTTATTCCTTCCACGTGAGCGCCGATGGCCAGATGCAGCCCGTGCCTTTCCCGCCCGACGCTCTGATCGGGCCTGGGATCCCGCGCCACGCCCGTCAGATCAACACGCTGAGTCACGGCGAGGTGGTGTGCGCCGTCACCATTAGCAACCCCACGCGCCACGTCTACACGGGCGGCAAAGGCTGCGTGAAGATCTGGGACATCAGCCAACCGGGCAGCAAGAGTCCCGTGTCCCAACTGGACTGTCTG AACAGGGATAACTACATCCGCTCGTGTAAGCTGCTGCCCGATGGGCGCACATTGATCGTGGGAGGCGAGGCCAGCACGCTGACCATCTGGGATCTGGCCTCTCAGACGCCACGCATCAAAGCTGAGCTCACCTCCTCCGCGCCGGCGTGCTACGCCTTGGCCATCAGCCCCGACGCCAAAGTCTGCTTCTCCTGCTGCAGCGACGGAAACATCGCCGTGTGGGATCTCCACAATCAGACGCTCGTCAG GCAGTTCCAAGGTCACACAGACGGCGCGAGCTGCATCGACATCTCCCACGACGGCACCAAACTGTGGACGGGCGGCCTGGACAACACGGTGCGCTCGTGGGATCTGAGGGAGGGTCGCCAGCTGCAGCAGCACGACTTCACCTCGCAG ATCTTCTCGCTGGGCTACTGCCCGACGGGCGAGTGGCTGGCCGTGGGCATGGAAAGCAGCAACGTGGAAGTGCTGCACCACTCCAAACCAGACAAGTATCAGCTGCACCTGCACGAGAGCTGCGTGCTCTCCCTCAAGTTTGCCTACTGTG GGAAATGGTTTGTTAGCACCGGGAAGGACAACCTGCTGAACGCTTGGAGGACTCCCTACGGCGCCAGCATATTCCAG TCCAAGGAATCCTCGTCCGTCCTGAGCTGCGACATCTCCACGGATGACAAGTACATTGTGACGGGCTCTGGTGACAAGAAGGCCACGGTGTACGAGGTGATCTACTGA
- the tle3a gene encoding transducin-like enhancer protein 3-A isoform X1, which yields MYPQGRHPAPHQPGQPGFKFTVAESCDRIKDEFQFLQAQYHSLKVEYDKLANEKTEMQRHYVMYYEMSYGLNIEMHKQTEIAKRLNAILAQIMPFLSQEHQQQVAQAVERAKQVTMTELNAIIGVRGLPNLPLTQQQLQAQHLSHAAHGPPVQLPPHPSGLQAPGIPAVTGSGSGLLALGALGGQAHLPVKDEKNHHDLEHRESTVSGKNNSISPSESLRTASEKHRSSSDYSLDSKKRKVEEKDSMSRYDSDGEKSDDLVVDVSNEDPATPRASPAHSPPENGIDKPRPPKKDTPNSPASIASSGSTPSSKAKELSHNDKSSTPGLKSNTPTPRNEAPTPGTSSTPGLRPILGKPPGMEALAAPALRTPLSIAGSYPTPFAMMGHHEMNGGLTSPGVYAGLHISPQMSAAAAAAYGRSPMGFDPHTHMRAPGLPSSLTSISGGKPAYSFHVSADGQMQPVPFPPDALIGPGIPRHARQINTLSHGEVVCAVTISNPTRHVYTGGKGCVKIWDISQPGSKSPVSQLDCLNRDNYIRSCKLLPDGRTLIVGGEASTLTIWDLASQTPRIKAELTSSAPACYALAISPDAKVCFSCCSDGNIAVWDLHNQTLVRQFQGHTDGASCIDISHDGTKLWTGGLDNTVRSWDLREGRQLQQHDFTSQIFSLGYCPTGEWLAVGMESSNVEVLHHSKPDKYQLHLHESCVLSLKFAYCGKWFVSTGKDNLLNAWRTPYGASIFQSKESSSVLSCDISTDDKYIVTGSGDKKATVYEVIY from the exons ATGTATCCGCAAGGCCGACATCCG GCTCCTCATCAGCCCGGCCAGCCCGGCTTCAAATTCACCGTAGCGGAGTCGTGTGACCGAATTAAAGATGAATTCCAGTTCCTCCAAGCCCAGTATCACAG TCTTAAGGTGGAGTACGACAAACTGGCCAATGAGAAGACGGAGATGCAGCGCCACTATGTCATG TACTACGAGATGTCTTATGGACTCAACATTGAGATGCACAAACAG ACGGAGATTGCCAAGCGGCTCAACGCCATTTTAGCGCAAATTATGCCTTTCCTGTCACAAGAG CACCAACAGCAGGTTGCTCAGGCAGTGGAGCGGGCAAAGCAGGTCACTATGACTGAGCTGAATGCCATCATCGGGGTACGTGGACTTCCCAATCTGCCTCTCACC cagcagcagctccaggCGCAGCACCTCTCGCACGCCGCCCACGGGCCCCCGGTCCAGTTGCCCCCGCATCCCTCCGGCCTGCAAGCTCCCGGCATCCCGGCCGTTACGGGCTCGGGTTCGGGCCTGCTCGCGCTGGGAGCCCTGGGCGGCCAAGCCCACCTTCCGGTGAAGGATGAGAAGAACCACCATGATCTGGAACACAGAG AGAGCACGGTGAGTGGGAAA AATAACTCAATATCGCCATCCGAAAGCTTACGCACGGCCAGCGAGAAGCACCGCAGCTCCTCCGACTACAGTTTGGACTCCAAGAAGCGCAAAGTGGAGGAGAAGGATAGCATGAGCAGATAT GACAGCGATGGAGAAAAAAGTGACGACCTGGTGGTCGACGTTTCCAATGAG GATCCCGCCACGCCTCGGGCCAGCCCAGCGCACTCGCCGCCCGAGAATGGTATCGataagccccgcccccccaaGAAGGACACACCCAACAGCCCCGCATCAATTGCGTCCTCTGGAAGCACGCCGTCGTCCAAGGCCAAGGAGCTCAGTCAT AATGACAAATCCTCCACGCCTGGCCTCAAGTCCAACACCCCCACCCCGCGCAATGAAGCCCCCACCCCTGGCACCAGCTCCACTCCTGGGCTCAGACCCATCCTGGGCAAACCACCAGGCATGGAGGCTCTCG cggcgCCGGCCTTGCGTACGCCGCTGTCCATCGCGGGCTCCTACCCGACGCCCTTTGCCATGATGGGTCATCACGAAATGAACGGAGGCCTGACGAGTCCCGGCGTCTATGCCGGTCTGCACATTTCCCCTCAGATGAGCGCCGCGGCCGCCGCGGCTTACGGACGCTCCCCCATG GGCTTTGATCCTCACACCCACATGCGAGCCCCAGGACTTCCATCGAGCCTCACGTCCATCTCGGGAGGCAAGCC CGCTTATTCCTTCCACGTGAGCGCCGATGGCCAGATGCAGCCCGTGCCTTTCCCGCCCGACGCTCTGATCGGGCCTGGGATCCCGCGCCACGCCCGTCAGATCAACACGCTGAGTCACGGCGAGGTGGTGTGCGCCGTCACCATTAGCAACCCCACGCGCCACGTCTACACGGGCGGCAAAGGCTGCGTGAAGATCTGGGACATCAGCCAACCGGGCAGCAAGAGTCCCGTGTCCCAACTGGACTGTCTG AACAGGGATAACTACATCCGCTCGTGTAAGCTGCTGCCCGATGGGCGCACATTGATCGTGGGAGGCGAGGCCAGCACGCTGACCATCTGGGATCTGGCCTCTCAGACGCCACGCATCAAAGCTGAGCTCACCTCCTCCGCGCCGGCGTGCTACGCCTTGGCCATCAGCCCCGACGCCAAAGTCTGCTTCTCCTGCTGCAGCGACGGAAACATCGCCGTGTGGGATCTCCACAATCAGACGCTCGTCAG GCAGTTCCAAGGTCACACAGACGGCGCGAGCTGCATCGACATCTCCCACGACGGCACCAAACTGTGGACGGGCGGCCTGGACAACACGGTGCGCTCGTGGGATCTGAGGGAGGGTCGCCAGCTGCAGCAGCACGACTTCACCTCGCAG ATCTTCTCGCTGGGCTACTGCCCGACGGGCGAGTGGCTGGCCGTGGGCATGGAAAGCAGCAACGTGGAAGTGCTGCACCACTCCAAACCAGACAAGTATCAGCTGCACCTGCACGAGAGCTGCGTGCTCTCCCTCAAGTTTGCCTACTGTG GGAAATGGTTTGTTAGCACCGGGAAGGACAACCTGCTGAACGCTTGGAGGACTCCCTACGGCGCCAGCATATTCCAG TCCAAGGAATCCTCGTCCGTCCTGAGCTGCGACATCTCCACGGATGACAAGTACATTGTGACGGGCTCTGGTGACAAGAAGGCCACGGTGTACGAGGTGATCTACTGA
- the tle3a gene encoding transducin-like enhancer protein 3-A isoform X3, protein MYPQGRHPAPHQPGQPGFKFTVAESCDRIKDEFQFLQAQYHSLKVEYDKLANEKTEMQRHYVMYYEMSYGLNIEMHKQTEIAKRLNAILAQIMPFLSQEHQQQVAQAVERAKQVTMTELNAIIGVRGLPNLPLTQQQLQAQHLSHAAHGPPVQLPPHPSGLQAPGIPAVTGSGSGLLALGALGGQAHLPVKDEKNHHDLEHRESTNNSISPSESLRTASEKHRSSSDYSLDSKKRKVEEKDSMSRYDSDGEKSDDLVVDVSNEDPATPRASPAHSPPENGIDKPRPPKKDTPNSPASIASSGSTPSSKAKELSHNDKSSTPGLKSNTPTPRNEAPTPGTSSTPGLRPILGKPPGMEALAAPALRTPLSIAGSYPTPFAMMGHHEMNGGLTSPGVYAGLHISPQMSAAAAAAYGRSPMGFDPHTHMRAPGLPSSLTSISGGKPAYSFHVSADGQMQPVPFPPDALIGPGIPRHARQINTLSHGEVVCAVTISNPTRHVYTGGKGCVKIWDISQPGSKSPVSQLDCLNRDNYIRSCKLLPDGRTLIVGGEASTLTIWDLASQTPRIKAELTSSAPACYALAISPDAKVCFSCCSDGNIAVWDLHNQTLVRQFQGHTDGASCIDISHDGTKLWTGGLDNTVRSWDLREGRQLQQHDFTSQIFSLGYCPTGEWLAVGMESSNVEVLHHSKPDKYQLHLHESCVLSLKFAYCGKWFVSTGKDNLLNAWRTPYGASIFQSKESSSVLSCDISTDDKYIVTGSGDKKATVYEVIY, encoded by the exons ATGTATCCGCAAGGCCGACATCCG GCTCCTCATCAGCCCGGCCAGCCCGGCTTCAAATTCACCGTAGCGGAGTCGTGTGACCGAATTAAAGATGAATTCCAGTTCCTCCAAGCCCAGTATCACAG TCTTAAGGTGGAGTACGACAAACTGGCCAATGAGAAGACGGAGATGCAGCGCCACTATGTCATG TACTACGAGATGTCTTATGGACTCAACATTGAGATGCACAAACAG ACGGAGATTGCCAAGCGGCTCAACGCCATTTTAGCGCAAATTATGCCTTTCCTGTCACAAGAG CACCAACAGCAGGTTGCTCAGGCAGTGGAGCGGGCAAAGCAGGTCACTATGACTGAGCTGAATGCCATCATCGGGGTACGTGGACTTCCCAATCTGCCTCTCACC cagcagcagctccaggCGCAGCACCTCTCGCACGCCGCCCACGGGCCCCCGGTCCAGTTGCCCCCGCATCCCTCCGGCCTGCAAGCTCCCGGCATCCCGGCCGTTACGGGCTCGGGTTCGGGCCTGCTCGCGCTGGGAGCCCTGGGCGGCCAAGCCCACCTTCCGGTGAAGGATGAGAAGAACCACCATGATCTGGAACACAGAG AGAGCACG AATAACTCAATATCGCCATCCGAAAGCTTACGCACGGCCAGCGAGAAGCACCGCAGCTCCTCCGACTACAGTTTGGACTCCAAGAAGCGCAAAGTGGAGGAGAAGGATAGCATGAGCAGATAT GACAGCGATGGAGAAAAAAGTGACGACCTGGTGGTCGACGTTTCCAATGAG GATCCCGCCACGCCTCGGGCCAGCCCAGCGCACTCGCCGCCCGAGAATGGTATCGataagccccgcccccccaaGAAGGACACACCCAACAGCCCCGCATCAATTGCGTCCTCTGGAAGCACGCCGTCGTCCAAGGCCAAGGAGCTCAGTCAT AATGACAAATCCTCCACGCCTGGCCTCAAGTCCAACACCCCCACCCCGCGCAATGAAGCCCCCACCCCTGGCACCAGCTCCACTCCTGGGCTCAGACCCATCCTGGGCAAACCACCAGGCATGGAGGCTCTCG cggcgCCGGCCTTGCGTACGCCGCTGTCCATCGCGGGCTCCTACCCGACGCCCTTTGCCATGATGGGTCATCACGAAATGAACGGAGGCCTGACGAGTCCCGGCGTCTATGCCGGTCTGCACATTTCCCCTCAGATGAGCGCCGCGGCCGCCGCGGCTTACGGACGCTCCCCCATG GGCTTTGATCCTCACACCCACATGCGAGCCCCAGGACTTCCATCGAGCCTCACGTCCATCTCGGGAGGCAAGCC CGCTTATTCCTTCCACGTGAGCGCCGATGGCCAGATGCAGCCCGTGCCTTTCCCGCCCGACGCTCTGATCGGGCCTGGGATCCCGCGCCACGCCCGTCAGATCAACACGCTGAGTCACGGCGAGGTGGTGTGCGCCGTCACCATTAGCAACCCCACGCGCCACGTCTACACGGGCGGCAAAGGCTGCGTGAAGATCTGGGACATCAGCCAACCGGGCAGCAAGAGTCCCGTGTCCCAACTGGACTGTCTG AACAGGGATAACTACATCCGCTCGTGTAAGCTGCTGCCCGATGGGCGCACATTGATCGTGGGAGGCGAGGCCAGCACGCTGACCATCTGGGATCTGGCCTCTCAGACGCCACGCATCAAAGCTGAGCTCACCTCCTCCGCGCCGGCGTGCTACGCCTTGGCCATCAGCCCCGACGCCAAAGTCTGCTTCTCCTGCTGCAGCGACGGAAACATCGCCGTGTGGGATCTCCACAATCAGACGCTCGTCAG GCAGTTCCAAGGTCACACAGACGGCGCGAGCTGCATCGACATCTCCCACGACGGCACCAAACTGTGGACGGGCGGCCTGGACAACACGGTGCGCTCGTGGGATCTGAGGGAGGGTCGCCAGCTGCAGCAGCACGACTTCACCTCGCAG ATCTTCTCGCTGGGCTACTGCCCGACGGGCGAGTGGCTGGCCGTGGGCATGGAAAGCAGCAACGTGGAAGTGCTGCACCACTCCAAACCAGACAAGTATCAGCTGCACCTGCACGAGAGCTGCGTGCTCTCCCTCAAGTTTGCCTACTGTG GGAAATGGTTTGTTAGCACCGGGAAGGACAACCTGCTGAACGCTTGGAGGACTCCCTACGGCGCCAGCATATTCCAG TCCAAGGAATCCTCGTCCGTCCTGAGCTGCGACATCTCCACGGATGACAAGTACATTGTGACGGGCTCTGGTGACAAGAAGGCCACGGTGTACGAGGTGATCTACTGA